One genomic window of Methyloceanibacter sp. wino2 includes the following:
- a CDS encoding GGDEF domain-containing protein codes for MTTPGLRSLIRSIADNPRPSIQDGLLLVSVMLVGALLALQYNLFWFSAELSEPQRKVSLAEAMALTVLLALCVCAFAVRRLREVRYEAARRAVTRSQMRQLRTMASHDPLTGLANRRELDSALAAAIASSASGQEHAFFLIDLNGFKSINDLFGHAMGDRVLQAVAGRFQSAARPSDLLARLGGDEFALLSYDVDRDTAHAIGQRMMATLDSEIRVGGRSHEPGASIGVALIPQNGSTPDEIIHHADIAMYRAKSEDKTALVFFEPPAAIN; via the coding sequence GTGACGACACCTGGACTGAGATCGTTGATACGTTCCATCGCTGACAATCCCCGTCCGAGCATTCAGGACGGCCTGCTCCTCGTCAGCGTGATGCTCGTAGGCGCGCTGCTTGCGCTGCAATACAATCTCTTCTGGTTCAGTGCCGAGCTCTCCGAGCCGCAGCGCAAAGTCTCGCTTGCCGAAGCGATGGCGCTCACGGTCCTGCTGGCTCTGTGTGTTTGTGCTTTCGCCGTCCGGCGACTGCGCGAGGTCCGGTATGAAGCTGCGCGCCGCGCCGTGACGCGGTCTCAGATGCGCCAACTGCGCACGATGGCGTCGCATGATCCCCTGACGGGGCTGGCAAATCGCCGCGAGTTGGATTCGGCCCTGGCAGCGGCGATCGCCTCATCGGCCAGCGGGCAGGAGCACGCGTTCTTCCTGATCGACCTGAACGGCTTCAAAAGCATCAACGATCTTTTTGGCCACGCCATGGGAGACCGCGTCCTGCAAGCCGTCGCCGGACGATTTCAGTCCGCGGCCCGGCCAAGCGATCTGTTGGCGCGCCTCGGCGGCGACGAATTCGCGCTCCTATCCTACGATGTCGACCGGGACACCGCCCACGCCATCGGTCAACGCATGATGGCCACCCTGGACAGCGAGATTCGCGTCGGCGGACGATCCCACGAACCCGGTGCCTCGATCGGCGTGGCTCTCATTCCCCAAAACGGGTCCACACCGGACGAGATCATCCATCACGCCGATATCGCGATGTACCGCGCGAAAAGCGAAGATAAGACGGCGCTGGTGTTCTTCGAGCCGCCGGCCGCGATCAACTGA
- a CDS encoding flavodoxin domain-containing protein encodes MNVLIVYGTTEGQTRKIAERVAKDVSDRGHSVEVHDAGESDAHVDLNAFQAVVVAGSVHQEQHQKAIKNFATAHSEQLNARPSAFISVSFSAALDDTRPEAQRYVDQFVELTGWQPRMTLLLGGAVRFTEYDYFQEQVVKFIVMKRGLAADDGGDREFTDWDALDGFVDAFLKGAAG; translated from the coding sequence GTGAACGTCTTGATCGTCTATGGAACCACCGAGGGACAAACCCGCAAGATTGCCGAGCGCGTGGCGAAGGATGTGTCCGACCGCGGACACAGCGTCGAGGTACACGACGCCGGAGAGTCGGATGCCCACGTAGACCTCAACGCGTTTCAAGCGGTTGTCGTCGCGGGGTCGGTACACCAGGAGCAGCACCAGAAGGCCATCAAGAACTTCGCGACCGCCCATAGCGAACAGCTGAATGCTCGTCCGTCGGCCTTCATCTCAGTCAGCTTTTCGGCGGCCTTGGACGACACCCGGCCCGAAGCACAACGCTACGTGGATCAGTTTGTCGAACTGACCGGATGGCAGCCGCGCATGACGCTTCTGCTAGGCGGCGCTGTCCGCTTCACCGAATATGACTATTTCCAAGAGCAAGTCGTGAAGTTCATCGTCATGAAGCGGGGCCTCGCCGCCGACGATGGCGGCGATCGCGAGTTCACGGACTGGGACGCTTTGGACGGTTTCGTCGACGCGTTTCTTAAGGGCGCCGCTGGCTAA
- a CDS encoding DUF3307 domain-containing protein, whose amino-acid sequence MPEIAILCLAAIAILMVKHTVADFFLQTPFQYCNKGTYGHPGGFVHAGIHVAMTPLAYLALAPASLLLALWIALGEFVVHYHVDWAKEQFGRRTKATPQTASYWHALGLDQLAHGLTYVGIVAVLVWAMN is encoded by the coding sequence ATGCCTGAGATTGCCATTCTTTGCCTTGCCGCGATCGCCATCTTGATGGTCAAGCACACCGTGGCCGACTTCTTCCTTCAAACGCCATTCCAGTACTGCAACAAGGGTACGTACGGCCATCCGGGCGGCTTCGTTCATGCAGGGATCCACGTCGCGATGACGCCGCTCGCCTATCTCGCGCTGGCGCCCGCCTCCTTGTTGCTGGCACTCTGGATCGCACTGGGAGAGTTCGTCGTTCACTACCATGTGGATTGGGCCAAGGAGCAGTTCGGCCGCCGCACGAAGGCGACGCCGCAGACGGCGAGTTATTGGCATGCGCTCGGCCTCGACCAACTCGCGCATGGTCTGACCTATGTCGGCATCGTCGCCGTGCTGGTTTGGGCGATGAACTGA
- a CDS encoding CHASE2 domain-containing protein yields the protein MGPRLLYSLIIGAAILASLVLRVWDPTPVARLRSLVFDSYQRLAPLKFDPELPVRIVDIDEESLQRIGQWPWPRTVLSDLLVKLRDAGAATVGFDMVFPEPDRMSPANAVKFWPQSDQLTQLKTELDALPSNDEIFAETIGTAPVVMGFIASPMNQHALPEAKAGMSFGGDDPRLFAPHYPSATSSLKELQTPAVGAGALNWVPEYDQIIRRMPILVTLDETLYPSFSADLLRVAQGASTYVVKSSGASGEKAFGEQTGIVKVRVGDFEIPTDANGQMWLHFSPQTRDRYLPAWKILDGEIGEDEIAGRILLIGTSAAGLLDLRATPLEASVPGVELHAQAVEQIIRGSYLMRPDFATPAELLYILILGLLIAVLIYRAGALGSAVLGGLAVAFVVWLSWHAFNSWGWLVDPVYPTIALTAIYLTGSSFVFLRTERERNRVRNAFSHYMAPALVEKLADDPERLKLGGENRDMTLLFSDVRGFTTISEGLDAEELTRFLNDLFTPLSNIILDEEGTIDKFMGDALMAFWNAPLDDPNHPGHACAAALRMVDEMAILNERWEKAAEEAGRPYKPVKLGIGLNTGVCCVGNLGSETRFDYSVIGDNVNVASRLEGQSKTYDLVIIVGEETAARAPDFAFLELDLLKVKGKTEANRIFGLLGDDSVQQSEAFGALTAKHQDFLSKYRAMDWDGAEVLLAECEALGGDKLKGLYALYRERINAFRVTPPPENWDGTTQATSK from the coding sequence ATGGGTCCACGCCTTCTTTATAGCCTCATCATTGGGGCGGCCATTCTGGCTTCCCTGGTGCTACGCGTCTGGGACCCCACGCCGGTCGCGCGGCTGAGGTCCCTCGTCTTCGATTCCTATCAACGCCTGGCACCCCTCAAATTCGACCCCGAGTTGCCCGTCCGCATCGTCGACATCGACGAGGAATCGCTGCAACGGATCGGCCAATGGCCCTGGCCACGGACGGTCCTGAGCGACCTCCTGGTTAAACTGCGCGATGCCGGCGCCGCCACGGTCGGTTTCGATATGGTGTTCCCGGAACCAGACCGGATGTCACCGGCCAATGCCGTAAAGTTCTGGCCTCAGTCGGACCAGCTGACCCAGCTCAAGACCGAGCTCGACGCGCTTCCCTCCAATGACGAGATCTTCGCAGAGACCATCGGCACGGCGCCGGTCGTGATGGGCTTCATCGCCTCGCCCATGAACCAGCACGCACTGCCGGAAGCCAAGGCGGGCATGTCCTTCGGCGGCGACGACCCGCGCCTGTTCGCACCCCACTACCCCAGCGCGACGTCGAGCCTCAAGGAACTGCAGACCCCCGCGGTCGGCGCAGGCGCGCTCAACTGGGTCCCTGAATACGACCAAATCATTCGGCGCATGCCCATTCTGGTGACCCTCGATGAAACGCTGTACCCGTCATTTTCCGCCGACCTCCTGCGCGTCGCGCAAGGCGCATCGACCTATGTCGTCAAGTCCTCCGGCGCCAGCGGCGAGAAGGCGTTCGGCGAGCAGACCGGCATCGTCAAAGTCCGAGTCGGCGATTTTGAAATTCCGACCGATGCGAACGGCCAAATGTGGCTTCATTTTTCGCCACAGACCCGCGACCGCTATCTGCCGGCCTGGAAAATCCTGGACGGCGAGATCGGCGAAGACGAAATTGCCGGCCGCATTCTTCTGATCGGCACCAGTGCTGCAGGCCTGTTGGACCTGCGCGCGACGCCGCTCGAAGCCTCCGTGCCGGGCGTCGAACTGCATGCTCAGGCCGTGGAACAGATCATTCGCGGCAGCTATCTGATGCGGCCTGATTTCGCGACGCCCGCGGAGCTCCTTTACATCCTCATCCTCGGCCTCCTGATCGCCGTCCTAATTTACCGTGCCGGTGCTTTGGGTAGCGCCGTGCTCGGCGGGCTTGCCGTTGCTTTCGTCGTTTGGCTGTCATGGCATGCATTCAACAGCTGGGGCTGGCTGGTCGACCCCGTCTATCCGACGATCGCCTTGACGGCGATCTACCTGACCGGCTCGTCGTTCGTGTTCCTGCGGACCGAGCGCGAACGCAACCGCGTGCGCAACGCCTTCTCGCACTACATGGCGCCGGCACTTGTTGAGAAGCTGGCGGACGATCCCGAGCGGCTCAAGCTCGGCGGCGAGAACCGCGACATGACGCTTCTCTTCAGCGACGTGCGAGGCTTCACGACGATCTCGGAAGGACTGGATGCGGAGGAACTCACCCGCTTTCTCAATGACCTGTTCACGCCGCTCAGCAACATCATCCTCGACGAGGAAGGTACGATCGACAAATTCATGGGCGACGCCTTGATGGCCTTTTGGAACGCGCCTCTCGATGACCCCAACCATCCGGGACACGCCTGCGCCGCCGCGCTTCGCATGGTCGACGAGATGGCCATTCTCAACGAGCGCTGGGAGAAGGCTGCCGAAGAAGCGGGCCGCCCCTACAAGCCGGTGAAGCTCGGCATCGGCCTGAACACGGGCGTTTGCTGCGTCGGTAATCTCGGGTCGGAAACGCGGTTCGACTATTCGGTGATCGGCGACAACGTGAACGTCGCCTCCCGCCTGGAAGGACAGTCGAAGACCTACGACCTCGTGATCATTGTCGGCGAGGAAACGGCGGCCCGCGCGCCGGACTTCGCCTTCCTTGAACTCGACCTCCTGAAGGTCAAAGGTAAGACCGAAGCCAACCGCATCTTCGGCCTGCTGGGCGACGACAGCGTACAGCAGAGCGAGGCCTTCGGCGCCCTCACCGCCAAGCATCAGGACTTCTTGTCGAAATACCGCGCGATGGACTGGGACGGTGCCGAAGTGCTACTGGCCGAGTGCGAGGCCTTGGGCGGCGACAAGCTGAAAGGCCTCTACGCGCTCTATCGCGAACGCATCAATGCCTTCCGTGTCACGCCGCCGCCGGAGAATTGGGACGGCACCACTCAAGCCACCTCCAAATAA
- a CDS encoding ImmA/IrrE family metallo-endopeptidase → MAALPVALVVFLVFQPSSPARAGRFLPEVDNPYCDIRTYKLRGVEEQASSMTDRLGRPVIVVNAMTLRDQPSYSRFLLAHECCHHTLGHVANAKKGLGHVGPQAFYYIAPELKRMELEADCCAARLLRERHEDDGIDAGSVAMAEFGDKPTGAHYPTGLERVDNIRRCAGLDP, encoded by the coding sequence GTGGCCGCGCTTCCGGTCGCACTCGTCGTATTCCTTGTTTTCCAGCCATCGTCGCCGGCCCGGGCAGGGCGCTTCCTGCCGGAGGTGGATAATCCATATTGCGATATCCGGACCTACAAGCTGCGCGGCGTCGAGGAGCAAGCCTCCTCCATGACGGATCGCCTCGGGCGTCCTGTCATCGTGGTCAACGCCATGACGCTGCGGGATCAGCCGAGCTACAGCCGGTTTCTGTTGGCGCATGAGTGCTGCCACCACACGCTCGGCCATGTGGCAAACGCCAAGAAGGGGCTGGGTCACGTCGGACCGCAGGCCTTCTACTACATTGCCCCGGAGCTGAAGCGCATGGAACTCGAGGCCGACTGCTGTGCCGCCCGGCTGCTCCGTGAGCGGCACGAGGACGACGGTATCGACGCCGGGTCGGTTGCGATGGCTGAATTCGGCGACAAGCCCACCGGGGCTCATTACCCGACGGGTTTGGAACGGGTGGACAACATTCGCCGTTGCGCGGGCCTCGACCCATAG
- a CDS encoding quinoprotein dehydrogenase-associated putative ABC transporter substrate-binding protein, translating to MSGPVWAAVALAVAFLCVAGQARAMEEGVLRVCADPDNMPFSNDKEEGFENKLAKLIAERLDRELVYTWFPEDTGYVPNTIGENACAMVMGYAQGTGLIEDTNPYYYASYVLITRADDTALNGVISLSDPRLKSKRIGLVARTPPASILAMNGLIANSKPFDGRSEESQSAIAQDMIAEIVSGKLDAGLLWGPIGGYYAALSDGPLNVVPLVKERAGPATFYPITLGIRPNEPQFKHQVNKVLADNADEIVAILEEYNVPVLDREGQLLTAGGAAPAGQ from the coding sequence TTGAGCGGCCCGGTTTGGGCGGCCGTCGCGCTGGCTGTTGCGTTCTTGTGCGTCGCCGGCCAGGCGCGCGCCATGGAGGAAGGGGTGCTCCGCGTCTGCGCCGACCCCGACAACATGCCGTTCTCGAACGACAAAGAAGAAGGCTTCGAAAACAAGCTCGCGAAGCTCATCGCCGAGCGTCTGGACCGGGAGCTCGTCTATACGTGGTTCCCGGAGGACACCGGTTACGTGCCGAATACGATCGGAGAGAACGCCTGCGCGATGGTGATGGGCTATGCGCAAGGCACCGGGCTCATCGAAGACACGAACCCCTACTATTACGCGTCCTACGTTCTGATCACGCGCGCCGACGATACGGCCCTGAACGGCGTGATCTCGTTATCGGATCCGCGGCTCAAGTCGAAGCGCATCGGACTCGTTGCGCGCACGCCGCCGGCAAGCATCCTCGCCATGAACGGCCTGATCGCGAATTCGAAACCGTTCGATGGACGCTCCGAAGAGAGCCAGTCCGCCATAGCACAGGACATGATCGCGGAGATCGTTTCGGGCAAACTCGATGCGGGTCTTCTTTGGGGTCCCATCGGCGGCTACTACGCCGCGCTTTCCGATGGTCCTCTGAACGTTGTGCCGCTGGTCAAGGAGCGCGCGGGGCCGGCGACGTTCTACCCGATCACGCTCGGCATTCGTCCGAACGAACCCCAGTTCAAGCATCAGGTGAACAAGGTTCTGGCTGACAACGCCGACGAGATCGTAGCAATCCTGGAAGAGTACAACGTCCCGGTTCTAGACCGGGAAGGGCAACTGCTGACAGCCGGGGGCGCCGCGCCGGCAGGCCAATAA
- a CDS encoding ABC transporter substrate-binding protein — protein MRIDTLPVGLARATAIAAVMVLGLTAGLASAADNNKPAQRKDGGVAIKLPQSPPMMPVDIGYLREEVAGPRPASRLDVEPDNAGIAGAEMGIKENNAGGRFMGHLYGLDVETASSPEEAVDALTKLYESGHNYIVVDASAPTLLKLSDWAADKDILLFNIRAEDVSLRQEDCRANVMHVVPDRYMLADALAQYLVKMGWTDWLVVHGSTDADKAYRDAVLRAAERFGGNIVDDREYVDVSGGRRDGVGPIPPAKPHKEANASHQMIKATDYDVIVVADEDQIFGPLMPYRGGGQPRVVAGTTGLTATTWSRGHEKWGATQANNNFEKANDRLMLPIDHMAYVATRTIGEAVTRKPKNDFETVSAFIHGPDLQLAPFKGIKQQFRPWDGQFRQPILIATEKVPVSVSPQKGFPHASHPEIEVDTLGIDEPESKCKM, from the coding sequence ATGCGCATCGACACGCTTCCGGTAGGTCTCGCCCGTGCGACCGCGATTGCCGCGGTCATGGTTCTCGGATTGACGGCCGGCCTCGCATCAGCCGCCGACAACAACAAGCCCGCCCAGCGGAAAGACGGCGGCGTCGCGATCAAGCTACCGCAGTCACCGCCCATGATGCCGGTCGATATCGGCTACCTCCGCGAGGAGGTTGCCGGACCACGGCCAGCCTCGCGCCTGGACGTCGAGCCGGACAACGCAGGCATTGCCGGTGCCGAAATGGGCATCAAAGAGAACAATGCCGGCGGCCGCTTCATGGGACATCTCTACGGGCTTGACGTCGAGACGGCGTCATCGCCCGAAGAAGCGGTCGATGCCCTGACGAAGCTCTACGAGTCGGGTCACAACTATATTGTGGTCGACGCCTCGGCCCCGACATTGCTCAAGCTGTCCGATTGGGCGGCCGACAAGGACATTCTCCTCTTCAACATCCGCGCCGAGGACGTCTCGCTGCGTCAGGAAGATTGCCGTGCGAACGTCATGCATGTCGTGCCGGACCGCTACATGCTCGCCGATGCCCTCGCCCAATATCTCGTCAAGATGGGGTGGACCGATTGGCTTGTCGTTCATGGGTCAACGGATGCGGACAAGGCTTACCGTGACGCGGTCCTGCGCGCGGCCGAGCGCTTTGGCGGCAACATCGTCGATGACCGTGAGTATGTCGACGTGTCCGGAGGACGGCGCGACGGCGTCGGGCCCATCCCGCCGGCGAAGCCCCACAAGGAAGCCAATGCCAGCCACCAGATGATCAAAGCGACCGACTACGACGTGATCGTGGTTGCAGACGAAGACCAGATCTTTGGGCCGCTGATGCCCTATCGCGGCGGAGGTCAGCCGCGGGTCGTGGCCGGCACGACAGGCCTCACGGCTACCACCTGGAGCCGCGGCCACGAGAAATGGGGCGCGACCCAAGCGAACAATAATTTCGAGAAGGCCAACGATCGGCTCATGCTGCCGATCGACCACATGGCCTATGTGGCCACGCGAACCATCGGAGAGGCGGTCACCCGCAAGCCCAAGAACGACTTCGAAACCGTCTCGGCCTTCATCCATGGCCCCGACCTGCAGCTGGCACCCTTCAAAGGTATCAAGCAGCAATTCCGGCCTTGGGACGGCCAATTCCGCCAGCCGATCCTGATCGCGACCGAGAAGGTGCCGGTGTCCGTATCACCGCAAAAGGGTTTTCCCCACGCGAGCCACCCGGAGATCGAGGTCGACACGCTCGGCATCGACGAGCCGGAAAGCAAATGCAAGATGTAG
- a CDS encoding YciC family protein, whose translation MRFSPTSAIQFGWETFKKRPWFFAGAVAILLVANFLNVGITSGVNSLTGGTLEEPTIVSNLVNLAISALILMGAVAFFLAAHDNPDGVEYSALWHPTPYWKFFATSFLTSLAIGFGLVLLIVPGLIAMVLFMFSTFLVVDRGLGPLDALKTSMEMTKGNRWPLFGFAVLTALIIALGVLALGVGLLVAVPIVGLATAYAYRLLSGGPDAAAAADARLAA comes from the coding sequence ATGCGGTTTTCACCCACGTCTGCAATCCAGTTTGGCTGGGAGACGTTCAAGAAGCGTCCCTGGTTTTTCGCTGGCGCCGTCGCCATTCTGCTGGTGGCGAACTTCCTGAACGTTGGCATCACCAGCGGGGTCAACAGCCTGACAGGGGGTACCCTCGAGGAGCCGACCATTGTGTCGAACCTCGTGAACCTTGCGATCAGCGCCTTGATCTTGATGGGTGCGGTGGCGTTCTTCCTGGCCGCTCATGACAATCCCGACGGTGTTGAATACTCGGCCCTGTGGCATCCGACGCCCTATTGGAAGTTTTTCGCCACCTCGTTTTTGACGTCGCTGGCCATTGGCTTTGGACTCGTACTTCTGATCGTGCCGGGCCTGATCGCCATGGTGCTGTTTATGTTCTCCACCTTCCTCGTCGTCGACCGTGGCCTAGGGCCGCTTGACGCGCTCAAGACGAGCATGGAGATGACGAAGGGTAATCGGTGGCCATTGTTCGGCTTTGCCGTCCTCACGGCGCTCATCATCGCGCTTGGCGTGTTGGCGCTCGGGGTCGGCCTTCTCGTGGCGGTCCCGATCGTGGGCCTCGCTACGGCCTATGCCTACCGGCTCCTGTCGGGTGGACCCGACGCCGCTGCGGCGGCCGATGCACGGCTCGCAGCCTGA
- the pqqE gene encoding pyrroloquinoline quinone biosynthesis protein PqqE, with product MTDDLKIDRHIDAIAVDDEPTTGVIGSGEESNMLCAVAPVGLLAELTHRCPLQCPYCSNPVELESVKNELTTEEWCSVMSQAGEMGILQVHLSGGEPTARKDLEEIVKTAADAGLYTNLITAAVNVKRERLEKLQELGLDHVQVSVQDVDPAGADRIGAFKNALEKKLEVCHWVTELGMPLTINAPIHRHNIHNVPRYIDLAVELGAQRIEIAHAQYYGWAFLNRAALIPTYEETIASIEYVEAARERLKGVLTIDMVVPDYYAKRPKPCMGGWGKGFMNITPAGKVLPCHAAESIPELNFDNVRDKKLLDIWMDSEAFNAFRGTDWMKEPCRSCAFKEVDFGGCRCQAMAISKDPRNTDPACSLSPYHSEMVKLAKSEAAKPATAFVYRNTRNAAQIGKAHGEELVPAE from the coding sequence ATGACGGACGATCTCAAGATTGACAGACATATCGACGCCATTGCCGTCGACGACGAACCGACGACAGGCGTCATTGGCAGCGGGGAAGAGTCGAACATGCTGTGCGCCGTCGCGCCGGTGGGTCTGCTCGCGGAGCTCACGCATCGCTGCCCGCTGCAATGCCCCTATTGTTCGAATCCGGTGGAGCTGGAAAGCGTCAAGAACGAGCTGACCACGGAAGAGTGGTGCTCAGTCATGAGCCAGGCCGGCGAGATGGGCATCTTGCAGGTTCACCTGTCCGGCGGCGAGCCCACGGCACGCAAAGACCTTGAGGAGATCGTCAAGACCGCGGCAGACGCAGGCCTCTACACGAACCTCATCACCGCCGCCGTCAACGTGAAGCGCGAGCGCTTGGAGAAACTCCAGGAGCTCGGGCTCGATCACGTTCAGGTCTCGGTCCAGGACGTAGACCCCGCCGGCGCGGACCGCATCGGCGCCTTCAAGAACGCACTCGAGAAGAAGCTGGAGGTCTGCCATTGGGTCACCGAGCTCGGCATGCCGCTGACCATCAACGCCCCTATCCACCGCCACAACATCCACAATGTGCCGCGTTATATCGATCTGGCCGTGGAACTCGGCGCGCAGCGCATCGAGATCGCCCATGCGCAATATTACGGCTGGGCCTTTCTCAACCGCGCCGCATTGATCCCCACCTATGAAGAGACGATCGCCTCGATCGAATATGTCGAGGCCGCGCGCGAGCGTCTGAAAGGCGTGCTGACGATCGACATGGTGGTGCCCGACTACTACGCCAAGCGTCCCAAGCCCTGCATGGGCGGGTGGGGCAAGGGCTTCATGAACATCACGCCCGCCGGCAAGGTCCTGCCCTGCCACGCGGCGGAGAGCATCCCGGAGCTCAATTTCGACAACGTGCGCGACAAGAAGCTGCTGGACATCTGGATGGACTCCGAAGCGTTCAACGCCTTCCGGGGCACCGATTGGATGAAGGAGCCCTGCCGGTCTTGCGCGTTCAAGGAAGTCGACTTCGGCGGCTGCCGCTGCCAGGCCATGGCGATCAGCAAGGATCCCCGCAACACGGACCCGGCATGTTCGCTATCGCCCTATCACAGCGAGATGGTGAAGCTGGCGAAGTCCGAGGCCGCGAAGCCTGCGACTGCGTTCGTCTACCGCAATACGCGCAACGCCGCCCAAATCGGCAAGGCGCACGGCGAGGAACTCGTCCCCGCCGAATAG
- the pqqD gene encoding pyrroloquinoline quinone biosynthesis peptide chaperone PqqD, with protein sequence MADVKQPGRLVVDRATKPVMPRYLKLRHDAGRDRWVLLAPERIMTPDAIAVEVLKLCDGERTVEDIAAKLAEEYSAPVDVITADVTELLQDMADKGYIKG encoded by the coding sequence ATGGCAGATGTGAAGCAGCCCGGCCGGCTTGTCGTCGACCGGGCGACCAAACCGGTGATGCCCCGCTATCTGAAACTGCGCCACGATGCGGGGCGAGACCGTTGGGTGCTGCTCGCGCCCGAACGGATCATGACGCCGGATGCAATCGCCGTGGAGGTGCTGAAGCTGTGCGACGGAGAGCGCACCGTGGAGGACATCGCCGCGAAATTGGCCGAGGAGTATTCCGCGCCCGTCGACGTGATCACCGCCGACGTGACCGAGTTGCTCCAAGACATGGCCGACAAAGGATATATCAAGGGATAG
- the pqqC gene encoding pyrroloquinoline-quinone synthase PqqC, with translation MTKILSPEELEEELRAIGAAQYHDKHPFHKLLHGGKLNKGQVQAWALNRYCYQSAVPRKDAALMSRCHDRELRREWIHRITDHDGEGPEEGGIERWLVLTDGLGLDRDYVVSRKGALPETVFAVEAYVNFVREKTLVEAVASSLTELFAPSIHKERISGMLENYDFISDDVMAYFKRRLTQAPRDANFALEYCKQNARTPEAQQGVLDALRFKTHVLWAQLDALYLAYVDPGMIPPGAFVPDAA, from the coding sequence GTGACCAAGATTCTAAGTCCCGAGGAACTCGAGGAGGAGCTGCGCGCCATCGGTGCCGCGCAGTACCACGACAAACACCCGTTTCATAAGCTCTTGCACGGCGGCAAGCTCAACAAGGGCCAAGTCCAAGCCTGGGCGCTGAACCGCTACTGCTACCAGTCGGCGGTGCCGCGCAAGGACGCGGCGCTGATGAGCCGCTGCCACGACCGCGAATTGCGGCGCGAGTGGATTCACCGCATCACCGACCACGACGGCGAAGGCCCCGAAGAAGGCGGCATCGAGCGCTGGCTCGTGCTCACCGACGGCCTTGGGCTCGACCGCGACTACGTGGTCTCCCGGAAAGGCGCCCTGCCCGAGACGGTCTTCGCCGTCGAGGCTTATGTGAACTTCGTGCGCGAGAAGACCCTCGTCGAAGCCGTCGCTTCGTCGCTCACCGAGCTCTTCGCGCCGAGCATTCACAAGGAGCGCATCTCGGGCATGCTCGAGAACTACGACTTCATCAGCGACGACGTGATGGCGTACTTCAAGCGCCGCCTCACCCAGGCGCCACGCGATGCGAACTTCGCGCTCGAGTACTGCAAGCAGAACGCCCGGACGCCCGAGGCGCAGCAGGGCGTGCTCGACGCGCTCCGCTTCAAAACGCACGTCTTGTGGGCCCAGCTCGATGCGCTTTACCTCGCCTATGTCGATCCGGGCATGATCCCGCCCGGCGCCTTCGTGCCGGATGCGGCCTGA
- a CDS encoding hydrogen peroxide-inducible genes activator translates to MVSFRQLRYLEALARTRHFGQAARDCAVSQPALSMQIKDLEDELKLKLVERRKSGVGLTDKGEEIAGRARTILASVRDLVDYAKGQEGLLKGVLNLGAIPSIAPYLLPAALPALQAHFPDLSLRLRETVTETLVRELVSGDLDVILVALPIDDPAVETHYLFDDAFILATKATPDNSGIVSATQDMLAQDRLLLLEEGHCLRDQALSYCHLMAPDMRQSFGASSLTTIVQMVANGYGVTLLPEMATAIEIHPNDDIRLLRFTEPEPKREIGLAWRKSSPRKAEFMQLGELLREAAPAPPDKARPQRPKGGPKR, encoded by the coding sequence ATGGTGTCTTTCCGACAGTTGCGCTACCTGGAGGCGCTGGCCCGCACACGCCATTTCGGGCAGGCGGCGCGAGACTGCGCCGTCAGCCAGCCCGCGCTCAGCATGCAGATCAAGGATCTCGAGGACGAACTGAAGCTCAAACTCGTCGAGCGCCGCAAGTCCGGCGTCGGACTAACGGACAAGGGCGAAGAGATCGCGGGGAGGGCCCGGACCATCCTTGCGTCGGTCCGGGACCTCGTAGATTACGCCAAGGGGCAGGAAGGCCTCCTCAAGGGTGTGCTGAACCTCGGCGCGATCCCGTCGATCGCCCCATACCTGTTGCCGGCCGCCTTGCCGGCCCTGCAGGCGCATTTTCCGGATCTGTCGCTGCGCCTTCGCGAGACGGTCACCGAAACATTGGTGCGCGAGCTTGTAAGCGGCGACCTCGACGTTATTCTCGTGGCCTTGCCGATCGACGATCCTGCCGTGGAGACTCATTACTTGTTCGACGACGCCTTCATTCTCGCGACCAAGGCCACGCCGGACAACTCGGGCATCGTCTCGGCGACCCAGGACATGCTGGCGCAGGACCGCTTGCTGCTGCTGGAGGAGGGGCACTGTCTCCGGGATCAGGCCTTGTCCTATTGCCATCTGATGGCGCCCGACATGCGCCAGAGTTTTGGTGCTTCCAGCCTCACCACGATCGTGCAGATGGTGGCGAACGGCTATGGCGTGACCTTGCTGCCGGAAATGGCGACGGCGATCGAGATTCATCCGAACGACGATATTCGGCTCTTGCGTTTCACCGAGCCGGAGCCCAAACGAGAGATCGGACTCGCCTGGCGCAAGAGTTCGCCCCGAAAGGCGGAGTTCATGCAGCTTGGCGAATTGCTGCGCGAAGCGGCGCCCGCACCGCCGGACAAGGCACGGCCGCAACGGCCGAAGGGAGGCCCCAAACGCTAA